The genomic segment AGGCCTTTGATCGGTTGAAGGCAGGAGCGTGAACAGCCAGACAGGAGTAGGAACAGCCGCGAGGGGATGAATAGCTACACAGGAACATAAACAGCCACACGGGTGTTTAAAACGCCATATAGGAGCATGGACAGCCAAACTTGAGTAACTAGGGTGTGCACTGTAGCTGAGATTTCGAAGCGCGGGACGCTCACTGCCTTTTTGGAGGACTGAGGTTCCGCTATTCTGGCTTTTGACCCGATTTCTGGCCTGACAAGGGGTGACACATAACAAAGCCCGGTTTCAAGACGTTGGATTTAAAATAAGGCTGTCCGAAGGTCATTTCTGACCTTTCGAGACAGCCTCGTTTCTTTTGCATGCCCTTCTTATCCTATTAGCGACGATAGCTTAACGTCCAGATAAAGCTGTAACAAATGCGCTCAAAGGAGCAGCCGGACGTCCAAGCAACGTTTCCAGATCATTGCTCTCTACATCAAGGGAGCCTTCACGGATTGCGCCTTGCATATCGACAAACATCGCTACGACAAAATCAGGCAATCCGGCTTGGGTCAATGCTTGGCCGAATGCAGCATCGTCTACATCCACGACGTTGAGCTCTTTGCCCAACGCTTCGCCAGCGATAGCAGCCAGCTCAGCTTGCGTACGAGGCTTGCCCGACAGCTCGTAAACGGTATTGTCATGTCCTTCGCCAGCTAGAACAGCCGCCGCCGCCTCGGCATAATCACTGCGCAATGCCCAGCCTGTGCGAGCAGTTCCTGCGGCATTCAGCCAAGGAGCTCCATGAATGGCGCCCTGCACGCTGCCTGCTTCGTTTTCAGCATACCAATTGTTCCGCAGCAGCGAATAGGGAATGCCCGTCGCCCGAATCGCTTCTTCCGCAGCGCGGTGCACCTCTGCGAGCGAGAGCGTGCTCTTATCGGCTTTGGCAACACTTGTGTAAGCAATGAAGCCTACGCCTGCTTTTTTAGCTGCATCGATAGCAGCTTGATGCTGGCGAATACGCGTAGCATTATCTGCATCAGCGGAAACGATCAGCAAACGGTCTACACCGGCAAAAGCTTTGTCGAGGGTTTCGGGCTTATCGAAATCACCGTAGCGAACGTCAACGCCTAGTGCCTGCAAATGCGCGGCTTTTTCTGGTGTACGCACACTTACAGCAAGCTGTTCAGCGGGCAGCTTTTTCAACAGGGAATCGATTACGTGGGAGCCAAATTGTCCAGTTGCGCCAGTTACTAAAATTTTCATGATTCATTCCTCCAATGGGTTTGTTTGTGTGTAATAAAACGGAATTCCATTATCGAATTCCCCTTGTAGCCTAGCTTTATTTACTATTGAAACTTTCAATGTTATAACTTAAGTGGTTACAACGAGTGCGTAAAAAAAGCTGCTGCAAGAGCTTTTTTCATCCTGCTTGTCCCATCATCTTCGCGATGCTCACGCTGCTTAATTTCTGCTCCATAGCAGCTTGGGCTTCAGCCAGTTCTGCCGCAAGCGAGGCTTCAATGGTTCTGCCTACCGGGCAGCGCGGGCTAGAATTTTGATGAAAATTGAACAAGGGTCCCTCATCAATGACTTCAACCGCATGATACACTTCCAATAAGCTAATAGATGCGGGGTCTTTCAAAAGAGTAGCACCCCCAACACCGGGCCGGACGCTAATCAAGCCGGCTTTTTTCAGCTGGGCCATAATTCTTCGGATGACGACGGGATTCGTATTTACGCTGCCAGCAATAATATCCCCTGTGCAATCTCCCGGCATAACAGCAATCAACGTCAAAATATGGACTCCCATCGAGAAGCGGCTGCTGAATTGTTTCATTGTTATCACCACCGTTGTAACTATAATAGTTACTTCTAGGCAAGATGTCAATCGTGTTCTTATTATTTTTGTGTTTTGGTTCATTGCTTATGCATGACTTGGGTGAAGAGAAATCTAAGAAGAGGTTACTTGTCTATAGTCTTTGTTTCGTATGATATACTAAAAATGTGTCATTTTGTAAAATAGGAGATTGATAGGGAGGGGTTATCCATGATCCTCACAAAAGGTCAAAAAATCGATGTTACAAAAGGTCGCGGGATGACTGATATTGCAATTGGGCTTTCTTGGCAGGCAGATCCAGCAATCGATATAAATGCATCAGCTTTTCTCTTAAATCAAGCAGGTGTATGTGCCCAGGATGAAGATATGATCTTCTACAATCAACAGTACAGCCGGCAGCATGCCGTTGCACACTCGGGTCCGGCGAATGGTGATCGGGAGCTTATAAAAATTTCGGTAGGAAAGATACCGAGTGATATACATAAAATCGCAGTAACACTCACCATTCATGAGGGGGAGTTGAACGGTCAAGCCTTTTCGCAGGTTCGTAGCGCAGTAGGGCGAATCTATAATCCAATCAACGGAGAAGAGCTGGGAAGATTTAACTTCGGAGAAGGCCTTAGCAAAGAAACCGCCATCGTTGTTGGCGAATTTTATCTCTATACAGGGGAGTGGAAATTTAGCGCCGTCGGAAGCGGCTTTGAGGGAGGGCTCGCCGCCCTTGTTAAAAACTTTGGACTCAACGTATCGAGCGAATCACATGCGGAAGTGGCTGCCGCTGCCGAGCCCGTCATTTCCCCCGCCAAGCCAAACCAACTGCTTAAAGTGGAGCTCAAGAAAAAAGAAAGCATTCACATTCAAAAGTCGGCCAAGGTTACGGCGACTCTGGAATGGCAGACGGATAAGGATTTGGATCTGTATTGTTTTTATGTAACAAAGGACAGGCAGGTCGGCAAAGTCTATTATCGCAATCTTGGATCGCCACATACTGCACCGTACATTCAACTGGATGGGGATGCTTTGGGGCATGGTAAAGAAACGATTGTCATTCATCGGCCGGAAGCGTTAAGCTTCGTTTTATTTGCCGCCTATAGCGCATTAAGCAACGGAACGGGCAGCTTTAAATCGATGAAGGTTCGCGCAGTTGTTGATAATCATCAGGGCCAAACCGTAACCGCGCCACTGCTCGAGAAAAACGATTATGCCTATTGGGTAGCCATCGCCCACATCGATTTCACAGATGCCAAGCAAATGCGAGTCAGTCATGTTGAAAAATACTCCAAAGACGGGGTGGAGCGCAGTCCGCTTCTTTATGAAAAAGGCGATTTTAAAATGGATGTTGGCCCTGAAGAGTTTAAGGACGATTGGGACTGAGGTTCCGCTATTTTGGCATTTTATGCGATTTCGGGCCTAACGCGGACAGGAGATCCGTTATCTGCCTCATTATCCCTTCAAAATAGCGATTGGGTGCGCAATAGCTGCTCCTGAGTCCGCGAACTAGGCCATACCCGTGATTCGGTAGAAATAGGTTCTACTGTGTCCGCCAAGAATATCGATCGGGAATACGCTTGAAGCGGGCTGCTTGTAGCAGGATTTGGCGGGATTATGCTCCCATTCACGTCCTGCTGCAATAGTCGGCACAAACAAAAGTATCCTCTCAAAGAACCGCATGCAATCGGATTCAACCACGTTCAACCGCATTAAACCGCATTAAACCGCATTAAACCGCATTAAACCGCATTCAGACGAATGCGGTTTTTTTTGTTTTATTCCATCGCCCGACCGGACGAACCAATGAAAGTGCTATTTTACCTAATCAACGTGTCATTACAATGATTTATGTCATTGATAAAATAATGAAAACGGATACAACGCAACAGGCATCATGCGCATTAAGCTAGGAGAGGGTGTTACGGATGAACGAGACAGGCGTCAGGCGCTTGGGCAGCAGACTGTTTTTCATGGGTCCCGCGCTGTTGATTTTTTTGGCAATCGTAGTTGTGCCGATCAGTATGAGCATTTATTATAGCTTCTTCCAATGGGATGGGGTTTCGGCAAAGATTTTTAATGGAGGAGACAATTTCAATCGGCTGATTCATGATCCGATTCTATGGACCTCGCTCAAAAATTCCGTGTACTTAACTTTGGGAGCGCTTTTAATTCAGCTGCCAGTCGGTTTGTTCTTTGCCATTGTGCTTAGCTACAAGCTGAGAGGATCAAATTTTTTGAAAACGATTTATTTCACGCCGGTTATGCTGTCTACAGCCGTGCTTGGCATTTTGTGGGGGCAAATTTATGACCCGAATTTCGGGCTGCTGAACAATTTGCTTATGCAGCTTGGGCTCGACAGCTGGGCACATGCCTGGCTCGGAGAGGAAGCGACGGCGCTAGGGTCGGTAATCGCGGTTGTTGCTTGGCAGTTTATCGGCTTTTATATTATCGTCTATTTCGGAGCGCTTCAGGGCATTTCCGAAGAGGTGCTGGAGTCGGCACGAGTAGAGGGCGCAGGAGAGTGGAGAATTATTTTCAGCATCCAAATTCCGCTGATCTGGCCAACCATTACGTTCACGGTGCTGAACTGTGTGATTAATTCTTTGAAATATTTCGACCTGATTTATATTATGACGGGCGGCGGGCCGAATAATAGCAGTGAAGTGCTAGCAAGCTATATGATGAAAAATGCATTCCGCATGATGGACTTCGGATATGGCAGCACCATCTCTACATTCCTGCTGCTGTTCGGACTGTGCCTCGCATTTATTATTTCCAAGCTTCTGAGCCGTACAGGCGCCAGATTCGAATAAGAGAAAGGAGAGATGAAGGTGAGCGCGACTCAAACAATGCAGCCGGCGGGGACGCGTGGCAAAGGTTTTTCCCGATTGCTGCTGTATGTGCTGCTACTGGTGCATCTCGTATTTACAGGATATCCGTTCGTATGGATGGTCATTTCTTCATTCAAAACCAACAAAGAATATTTCGCCAACCCTTGGGGGCTGCCGGAATCGTGGCATTTCGATAATTTTGTGCAGGCATGGAACCAAGGCATCAACGGCTATTTGTTCAACAGCTTGTACATTACTTTCTTCTCGGTTGTGGGACTGCTGGTCGTATCGACACTGATTGGCTTTTACTTATCGATTCGGCCGTTTAAAGGCTCGAAGCTGCTGCTGGGGGCATTTTTTCTCGGCATGATGATTCCGATCCACAGCACCTTGATTCCATTGTTTACGATGGCGAACAAGCTGGGCATGTATGATTCGTTCTGGGCATTGTTTTTCCCTTATGTCGCCTTTAATCTTCCGGTCGCTGTCTTTATTGCCCATGGCTTCTTTCAAGGGGTGCCGAAGGAGCTTGAGGAGGCGGCTATGATTGACGGCTGCTCGATCTACCAGACGTTTTTCAAAGTGTATTTTCCGATTGCGAAGCCGGTTCTGGCGACGATTACGATTCTTTCCTTTTTCAACATTATGAATGATTTCGTCTTTCCGCTCGTTATGGTATCCAAAGAATCGCTCAAAACGCTGCCGCTCGGCCTTATGATGTTCAAAGGCAACTTCAGTGCCGATTATTCGCTCATCAGCGCGGCATTGGTCATTACGACAGCTCCGATCATTATTTTATATATGTTTCTGCAAAAGTATATTCAAAAGGGGGTTGTAGCGGGCTCGGTTAAAGGTTGATCGAAACATCTATTTAAGAGCTGCGGCATTCGACACTATTCAAGGGGGAAACAAACATGAAAAAGGGTCTTATTTTATTGTTGGCAATGATGATGGTAGTGATGGCAGGCTGCTCTAGCGCCGGAAACAAGGCGGAAGGCGGATCGACTGAGGGTGCATCTGGCGATGTAACGAAGCTGACCATGTGGAGCATGGAGACGAGAAACAAAGATATTATTGAAAAGTCGATCAAGCAATTCAACGAGGAGCATCCGAATGTGGAGCTTACGGCTGAGTTTTTTGAAGACGAGGCTTTGAAAACAAAAATGAAAGTAGCCATTACAGGCAACCAGGTGCCGGATATTATTACGTATTGGAGCGGCGAAACTTTCGACACGCTCGTATCCAACAACATGCTGGGCGATATTACCGAGCCGCTTAACAAGGATGAAGCGTTCAAAAACGATGTGCTTAACGGCGGATTGGAAACGTTCTCTTACGACGGCAAAAACTACGGCATTCCCGTTTTGTTCAGCGGAGTATCCCTGTGGTACAACAAGCAAATTTTTGAGGAAAATGGCCTGACTCCTCCGACAACCTACGCGGAGCTGCTAAGCGTTGTAGACCAACTGAACGCTAAAAATATCGTTCCGATTACAGTTGCAGGCAAAGACCGCTGGCCGGTTCTGCATTGGTTCTCCTATCTGGCACAGCGCATCGGCGGCATGGAGCCGTTCGAGAAAGCGAAAAAAGGCGAAGCCGATTTCACTCAGGACAGCTTTGTGAAAGCGGGCGAAATGCTGCGTGAGCTTGCTGTCGATCATAAAGGTTTCATCAATGGTTTCCTTGGCCTTGATTATGCAGCGGCTGAATCGCTGTTCACGAACGGCAAAGCTGCGATGTATTTGCAAGGCGAATGGGCGATGAACTCCTTCC from the Paenibacillus sp. BIHB 4019 genome contains:
- a CDS encoding sugar ABC transporter permease; translation: MNETGVRRLGSRLFFMGPALLIFLAIVVVPISMSIYYSFFQWDGVSAKIFNGGDNFNRLIHDPILWTSLKNSVYLTLGALLIQLPVGLFFAIVLSYKLRGSNFLKTIYFTPVMLSTAVLGILWGQIYDPNFGLLNNLLMQLGLDSWAHAWLGEEATALGSVIAVVAWQFIGFYIIVYFGALQGISEEVLESARVEGAGEWRIIFSIQIPLIWPTITFTVLNCVINSLKYFDLIYIMTGGGPNNSSEVLASYMMKNAFRMMDFGYGSTISTFLLLFGLCLAFIISKLLSRTGARFE
- a CDS encoding TerD family protein; its protein translation is MILTKGQKIDVTKGRGMTDIAIGLSWQADPAIDINASAFLLNQAGVCAQDEDMIFYNQQYSRQHAVAHSGPANGDRELIKISVGKIPSDIHKIAVTLTIHEGELNGQAFSQVRSAVGRIYNPINGEELGRFNFGEGLSKETAIVVGEFYLYTGEWKFSAVGSGFEGGLAALVKNFGLNVSSESHAEVAAAAEPVISPAKPNQLLKVELKKKESIHIQKSAKVTATLEWQTDKDLDLYCFYVTKDRQVGKVYYRNLGSPHTAPYIQLDGDALGHGKETIVIHRPEALSFVLFAAYSALSNGTGSFKSMKVRAVVDNHQGQTVTAPLLEKNDYAYWVAIAHIDFTDAKQMRVSHVEKYSKDGVERSPLLYEKGDFKMDVGPEEFKDDWD
- a CDS encoding Rrf2 family transcriptional regulator; the protein is MKQFSSRFSMGVHILTLIAVMPGDCTGDIIAGSVNTNPVVIRRIMAQLKKAGLISVRPGVGGATLLKDPASISLLEVYHAVEVIDEGPLFNFHQNSSPRCPVGRTIEASLAAELAEAQAAMEQKLSSVSIAKMMGQAG
- a CDS encoding SDR family oxidoreductase, translated to MKILVTGATGQFGSHVIDSLLKKLPAEQLAVSVRTPEKAAHLQALGVDVRYGDFDKPETLDKAFAGVDRLLIVSADADNATRIRQHQAAIDAAKKAGVGFIAYTSVAKADKSTLSLAEVHRAAEEAIRATGIPYSLLRNNWYAENEAGSVQGAIHGAPWLNAAGTARTGWALRSDYAEAAAAVLAGEGHDNTVYELSGKPRTQAELAAIAGEALGKELNVVDVDDAAFGQALTQAGLPDFVVAMFVDMQGAIREGSLDVESNDLETLLGRPAAPLSAFVTALSGR
- a CDS encoding extracellular solute-binding protein; protein product: MKKGLILLLAMMMVVMAGCSSAGNKAEGGSTEGASGDVTKLTMWSMETRNKDIIEKSIKQFNEEHPNVELTAEFFEDEALKTKMKVAITGNQVPDIITYWSGETFDTLVSNNMLGDITEPLNKDEAFKNDVLNGGLETFSYDGKNYGIPVLFSGVSLWYNKQIFEENGLTPPTTYAELLSVVDQLNAKNIVPITVAGKDRWPVLHWFSYLAQRIGGMEPFEKAKKGEADFTQDSFVKAGEMLRELAVDHKGFINGFLGLDYAAAESLFTNGKAAMYLQGEWAMNSFLDGDFADKVGFVPFPTVDGGQGGINIYQGGFGAGMAISSKTNQEAAYEAIRFLTDSLQRKEINEGANISPMKNPGLDEAKMNPLAFAYDSSISSSLEGFFSYYDQALDAKRAEQFLNSVGAIVGQNASSVKDELAKIK
- a CDS encoding carbohydrate ABC transporter permease; the encoded protein is MSATQTMQPAGTRGKGFSRLLLYVLLLVHLVFTGYPFVWMVISSFKTNKEYFANPWGLPESWHFDNFVQAWNQGINGYLFNSLYITFFSVVGLLVVSTLIGFYLSIRPFKGSKLLLGAFFLGMMIPIHSTLIPLFTMANKLGMYDSFWALFFPYVAFNLPVAVFIAHGFFQGVPKELEEAAMIDGCSIYQTFFKVYFPIAKPVLATITILSFFNIMNDFVFPLVMVSKESLKTLPLGLMMFKGNFSADYSLISAALVITTAPIIILYMFLQKYIQKGVVAGSVKG